Below is a genomic region from Balneola sp. MJW-20.
TCGGATCCTGAAACCATAAAGGCGATACAACCGGTGCTTATAAGGCTGAGGGTGAGTATGTGGAATTTTTTCATGATCAGTATTTAAAGTCAGGTCGCAGCAACCCCAGGATCACAGCATCCTGGATTTCGTTGTTAAGCCGGTAACATTCACGCAACATGCCTTCTTTTCGGAATCCATAGTATTCCAGCAGAGACAATGAGGCCAGATTGCGCGGATCCACGTCAGCCTGTATACGATGAAGATCAAGCTCTTCAAATCCCCAGTTCAGAAAAGGACCAAGAAACTCTTTCATATATCCCTTTCCCCAGACATCCCTGCGCAGTGCGAAACCGATCTCAGCTGTTCGGTGTTTTTTATTCCAGGCTGAATAAGCGCCAGTACCGATCAGCTCACTTTTTCCCCTCAGGGTAATGCCCCATTCGAGGAGGCTACCATCTTCCATGCCCCGATGAACGGTCTCTATGAACTGTTCAGCTTCTTTTTTGTCCGTCATGACCTCCGCACTCCAGTACCGGCAAACATCAGCATCCGAGAAAATGTGGTATATCTGATCGGTATCAGAAGAATTAATAATTCTAAGGGAAAGATGATCAGTAGAGATACGGGGTGATAACATGCTACAGTTTAACAATTACCTTGCAGGCATGCATATGTAGAAAGAAAAAAGGTTCCCTCAAGGAGCCTTTTCACAGTATGGGTAATGTGTCCAACTAATTGTCACGTTATTCTGCATTAAAAGCCCTTCAGAGGCCATTATTGCAATTATTAAAGTGGCTTAAAATTTTCTCATACTTGGATGAATTAGTTTGTTAATTCACCCGGTAATACGTAGCTGAGGCAGGAGCGGATTGGGTGAATTCGATCTGAAAGCGTAGTGGATACAAAAAAGGATCTCATGAAAGCTCGTGAGATCCTTCTAAAAATTTTCGATAAATACTGAATTCTGTCAGAATTGTTCAATGATGATGACGTAGCTGTTTACGGCGACGCCGTCCTTAATGGCTGCTTTGTATGTGGCATTCCTGTAAGATTCCTGGAGTTCTATCAGCTTTGCATTGGATACCTCAAGCGGAATCACCTTATCTACACGGCCTTTTTTGCTGATCATTAATCCATATCGAACCGTCTCAGCTGGTTTTCGCTTAACGACCTGCTGACCTCCTCCGCGGCTACCAATACTGTCGGTTAGATAATCTCTGTCTGTGGTCAATTCCGGTTCGATGTCAGTTTCTGAAACGGGATAGTAGACCTGTTCCCAGACTTCTATTGATGAAAGGGATGCCATATTGCGGGCTGCAAATTCCTCATCAATGGTAATATTGGAAGAAGTAGTTGCACAGGCTGAAAGCAGAATAACAGCGGCAACAAAAAAAGAGGATCTTATTACATGTGACATGGCACTATGACTATAGTGTTCGAATAGATTGGTTAGTAAGTAAAACAAGCTAAAGATTATGAGAATCGTTTCCCGTTTGGTACAGGTGTTTTTCCATTCTCCAGTTATCCAAGGTGACGATCCCTTTGCATACTGTATTCATTTTAATTACTTCAAACCCTTTTCCGGCAAAAAGAGACTTCGCCATATGAGAGGCATCCACATACAAACGCCTGAGCCCTTTGTTCCGGGCTGCTAGCTCAAGATGATCATAAAGTTGTGAGGCAATTCCTTTTCGGTGATGATCAGGGTGGATGTAGGTCCAGTCCACATAGCCGTCATTGGCAAGAGTCATAAATCCGACGATCTCGCCTTGAAACATAGCCACAAAAGGAGGCCGCTCAGCAAAACGCTCCTGCCATTTATCATAATCAACAGGTATTGGAGCCCAGGTGCTGACCTGCTCCGGGCTGTAAAATTCCGGCCCGGCTTTATGTATACTTTCGGTAAAAATATCGGCCAGTGTATCGGAATCTTCCGGCTGGTAGTTTCTGATAGTTATCTTCATGGATGTTTGATCTTATCCCTGAGCATTTCTTTGCATTTAATCATCCTTCGGTCCCTGGTTTCGGGTTTCTTAGCGGATTCGATCCACTCCACATATTCCTTTTGATGGGTATAGGATAGGCTGTCAAAGTATTCTTTTAATCCGGACTCACTCTTCAGGATCACGTCAAGATCTTCGGGGATGGTAATAACTCTCGGCTTATTATCTTTTTGGAGGCGGATCCTGACGGCATCACCGGCATCTTTACCCAGCTCTTTCCTGACCTTTTGATTCAGGCCGATAAAGTGACAATGATGCTTCATTTTTGCCAGTGAACCCCGGTATTCAACATCATCAAACCAGACATGAACCTTTACCTGGCCCCGGGTTCCGAATTCCTCTTCCACATCATAGGGGAATTCCACGAATGCGGCATTCATGTCCGGGTGTTTTAATATCGTGGCTTCGAAGGTATAGGTCTTCATTCGGGTATTTCTGTCTGAAACGGATAGTACAGAGAAGGGACAATTAAGTAAATAACATTCAGGAAAACCTATCAATTATGCGATCCAGAAGGCGATCTTCGGTATAGGTGCTGTAAATGCTAATCCCCCAGATCGAAGCATGAAATACAATGCTGAATGAAGCCGGATCAATACCCAGGAAACCCATAAAAGGACCGATAAAGAACCTGACCGCAGAACGAATAATAAAATAAGAGAAGTAGAGTATGAAGAGATTGCCGAAAAAGATCACCGCCTTACGGGCATATTTGTTTTCGTTCTTCTCCCGCGCCTCCTTTACAGCTAGTTTGCGCTCTTCCAGATCAAGGTCAGTATGAAGTGACTTGAGCATCTCTTTTTCCCTAAGCTCCTTCTTTCTTTTAGTAACGAGCTTTTTACGTTCTTCTTCGGTCATTTTTCTTTATAAACAACTTCTAAACTTTATCTAAGCTAAGGAAATTTAATTATATAGTCATATCATGCAGTCGAAGCTGAAGGGATCAGCTTACTATAAAAGCTGGTAAGTGGTCTTGATGATCCCGTTCGAATAGGTTAGGCTGTTTATCACTTTCCATTTCAGGTCCTGTTCAAGCGAACCAAACAGTGGGAGTCCCTCCCCTATAAGTACTGGGATCGTGGAAAGGACCATCTCCTGTATGAACCCTGCATTTAGAAATTCCTGAATGGTCTTTCCGCCATCGATATACAATTGGTCCCAGCCCCGCTCAGACAGGTTCTCTATCACTTCTCCCGGGTCACCTGATAACAAATGAACGGTATCCGGAAGAGATTCGGGCAGGGATTTCAAGGAGCGGCTTAATACTACCACAGGTTTCGGACCATATGGCCATTCTCCGAAGCTGAGAACCTTTTCAAAAGTATTTCGACCCATCACCAGTGCATCACAACGATTCATGAACTCGGCAAAACCATAGTCTTCATCATCGATATGCTCAACCTCATCCAACCAGTCTATCGAGCCGTCTAACCGGGCAATGAAACCATCCATACTGCAGGCTATAAATACGGATTGTTTAGATGCCTCAGGGTCTTTGGTCATGAGTATTGAGGTTGGTAAGTAGGGTTATACGTTAATATAGTGATATAGGAAGTGGTTCTTTTCTCCACTTGCAGGCAGGCAAAGCAGGGAGTTCGATGATCGCAGCTGAAAGTCTGAACCCTGAAGTTGATCATAGTTGCATTGCAAGTTCGTTAAGCAGCAACCTGCTACCTTAACTATCCTGTTCCAGGTTGAAGGCCGGATCGTAAAGAATATCACCATATGGCTCACAATCAGAAAAACAGAGACCCATCACATATTCATGAGGAATACCCGCACAGCGAAGGTGATCGAAAGTATTAAAGCCGAAGCGGCTGTAGTAGGATGGTTCACCTACCAGTATACATCCGGCCGCATTCATGGATTCCAGATATCTGAGTCCTTCATTTATGAGAGTGCTCCCTACTCCTTTAGATTGATGGTCGGGATGAATAGAAAGGGGAGCAAGGCCATACCATTTACCATCCAGTTCACCGATCTTAACTTCAGAAAAAGCGATATGTCCGATAATTTCCTGATCCAGCTCGGCAACCAGTGAGAGTACCATCGCATCGGTATCTCTGAGTTGCTTTACGATCAGGTGCTCGGTACCGTCACTTTGAGGAATATCTTTGAAGGCCTCGGTAATGACAGATTCGATGGCCTGAATATCTTTCTCTTTTTCTTTTCTTATAAGGATATCCATCACTACTTGACCCTTTTGTAGGGAAATGCCTTCTCATAACTTCCTTCACTATTATCAATGATCACATAGATGATGATCTCATCATCTGATACTTTTTCGAAAGTGAATCCATCAAAATATATTTTACCGGGACTGACTTTAACCAGCGGAAAATCAATAGACTCATCTTTTTCTTCCCAGCCTTTGAGATCGTCGTCAAAATGTTTGAGCCTCAGCATAAGGCTTCCATTCTCCTCAGTGATCGTTACGATCTCATAAAAACTGACTTTCCCGTCTATGATCAGCCGGAAGGAACACATCATGGATCCGGCTGCCGGCGGGGACCAGATCTCTTCTATGATCCCGCCGAAGGCTTCTCCTTTCCAGTGGCCTTCCATCCAGGCTATATCATCTAATGTAGCAGAGGGAGACCCAACCTGAGGATCAAAGGACATCGTGTTCATTGTAGACTGAGCATTAAGACTCATACCTATAAGCAGGAGAGGGAGTAAAAGGCTAAATTTTTTCATAAGGATAAGCAAGATGATCGATTCTGTTTACTACCGTATTTTTCAGCAACAGGACTTGTTTCCTTTCTGGATCGGAGGGCAGGGTACGGTTCCGAAAGAACAGTAAACGCAGCAATCTCCTTTCTTAGGTCTAAGTATAATGCTACAATTTGAACATTTATAAAAGTACTGGCAGGCATTTTCCGGCATTTCTTCCTCATTACTGTAACCACATTCCGGACAGGTGATCACAGAAAGAGTAGAGTAATTAGCTTCAGGTTTTTTCATAGGAGATAAATTTACATGAATGCATTTTTGATTCAGCAGAAGTTAACGGGGTGGTAATGAGCGAACCATTTCCAGTGATCGCTGGACCCATTTCCTCAGTTCATTGTCTGATTCTAAGCCTTCTGCTGAGACATAGATCATTCCTTTCAGAGATTTCCCGGTAAAGTCCATTTCAGAGGCGAATGTTTCACTAAGATATT
It encodes:
- a CDS encoding GNAT family N-acetyltransferase produces the protein MLSPRISTDHLSLRIINSSDTDQIYHIFSDADVCRYWSAEVMTDKKEAEQFIETVHRGMEDGSLLEWGITLRGKSELIGTGAYSAWNKKHRTAEIGFALRRDVWGKGYMKEFLGPFLNWGFEELDLHRIQADVDPRNLASLSLLEYYGFRKEGMLRECYRLNNEIQDAVILGLLRPDFKY
- a CDS encoding GNAT family N-acetyltransferase is translated as MKITIRNYQPEDSDTLADIFTESIHKAGPEFYSPEQVSTWAPIPVDYDKWQERFAERPPFVAMFQGEIVGFMTLANDGYVDWTYIHPDHHRKGIASQLYDHLELAARNKGLRRLYVDASHMAKSLFAGKGFEVIKMNTVCKGIVTLDNWRMEKHLYQTGNDSHNL
- a CDS encoding DUF1905 domain-containing protein yields the protein MKTYTFEATILKHPDMNAAFVEFPYDVEEEFGTRGQVKVHVWFDDVEYRGSLAKMKHHCHFIGLNQKVRKELGKDAGDAVRIRLQKDNKPRVITIPEDLDVILKSESGLKEYFDSLSYTHQKEYVEWIESAKKPETRDRRMIKCKEMLRDKIKHP
- a CDS encoding dihydrofolate reductase family protein; protein product: MTKDPEASKQSVFIACSMDGFIARLDGSIDWLDEVEHIDDEDYGFAEFMNRCDALVMGRNTFEKVLSFGEWPYGPKPVVVLSRSLKSLPESLPDTVHLLSGDPGEVIENLSERGWDQLYIDGGKTIQEFLNAGFIQEMVLSTIPVLIGEGLPLFGSLEQDLKWKVINSLTYSNGIIKTTYQLL
- a CDS encoding GNAT family N-acetyltransferase — its product is MDILIRKEKEKDIQAIESVITEAFKDIPQSDGTEHLIVKQLRDTDAMVLSLVAELDQEIIGHIAFSEVKIGELDGKWYGLAPLSIHPDHQSKGVGSTLINEGLRYLESMNAAGCILVGEPSYYSRFGFNTFDHLRCAGIPHEYVMGLCFSDCEPYGDILYDPAFNLEQDS
- a CDS encoding DUF6265 family protein, which produces MKKFSLLLPLLLIGMSLNAQSTMNTMSFDPQVGSPSATLDDIAWMEGHWKGEAFGGIIEEIWSPPAAGSMMCSFRLIIDGKVSFYEIVTITEENGSLMLRLKHFDDDLKGWEEKDESIDFPLVKVSPGKIYFDGFTFEKVSDDEIIIYVIIDNSEGSYEKAFPYKRVK
- a CDS encoding GDCCVxC domain-containing (seleno)protein yields the protein MKKPEANYSTLSVITCPECGYSNEEEMPENACQYFYKCSNCSIILRPKKGDCCVYCSFGTVPCPPIQKGNKSCC